In Eupeodes corollae chromosome 3, idEupCoro1.1, whole genome shotgun sequence, a single genomic region encodes these proteins:
- the LOC129949711 gene encoding microsomal triacylglycerol transfer protein isoform X2 produces the protein MAQFHWNSRVFLLICLLQFGFIAPSQQQLIPYGTQQFFEYQNQVSVTDLRNLNSKETISYTLTLTATIRSIWNRETTQLLLITLHKPKIQTSGEKQDVPKIIDKPYYVVVEDGKVIELLADRSRDAYLLNLRRSIASFLNFHYENGPVPEVDVSGECIAFYLAKSSTKYEKIKSDCSNWDLKVSYRSEAPLGVSMKPSLKVEYELAQDGSLLKVRSHETHSLALNAKPDAGSQVKSEVVLKHVAGSPVTQLTFETLNDTISSLENFRAFELQAEVDGSTSEIKGVTLSEKISAYKNELTDENIGKESTALLLVELLPIARITKTQEIVEILEANKPLKSQLIDLLGATQTIDAHNAFFKVFDIKSDENLDIIEKYLQALAVGTHPDRAIIEDLFARIISETVTEAKLMDTLIQTTASLARQSTFAQGDELLAKIRTYLINQLTKECTSSECKTQFIRALQNLQDITTIPELLKQATEGDAKVSVTSLQALRSFPIRYFSSEDSKTFEAIFFQTKRKYDSSSRTLALDIILDMKPSKDQLGELLDYLGSSDRYFEVKTYLLQKLRMFSEKCPRFRALLKACLAEKPSINNYHVMGQKGLTTALHRELTKSPAFNESLLSIQEINQGVLKRGSVEMILGAGRDQISTFKLGIYTSGLNSFVGDSNNDVGDIVEEEEAEDSPVTAGMEISVQGVLLRPLVFFNGQTELMGHVWSGTASEPTPAYLATTLVQDHEHYVILSSGSTAYLRVFGAKSIDLNGQVQFSLWNRNAHTEINQISGTGVVGSMIVGTSFAKLENTFSLTTEPKISLIADSDFYYDMKLCIQLGRPETTLRHRHIKSIILTNESPYSKKMISKIEHKLPGSTLALNQKNNEMCNMIFPE, from the exons CTCCGTCCCAACAACAACTCATTCCATATGGCACCCAACAGTTCTTCGAATATCAAAACCAAGTTTCTGTGACTGATCTGCGAAATCTCAATTCTAAAGAAACAATCTCCTATACACTCACTCTCACAGCTACCATTCGCTCAATATGGAATCGAGAAACAACACAATTGCTCCTTATAACACTACACAAACCGAAAATTCAAACTTCCGGTGAGAAGCAAGACGTTCCAAAAATTATCGACAAACCTTATTATGTTGTCGTCGAGGATGGTAAGGTCATTGAGTTGCTAGCCGATCGTAGTCGAGATGCATATCTGCTGAATCTTCGTCGAAGTATTGCTAGTTTTCTGAATTTCCACTATGAAAATGGTCCTGTGCCAGAAGTCGATGTGTCTGGTGAGTGCATTGCCTTCTATTTGGCCAAATCATCGACGAAATATGAGAAAATCAAATCCGACTGCAGCAATTGGGACCTTAAGGTCAGCTACCGATCTGAGGCACCATTAG GTGTTAGTATGAAGCCTTCATTGAAAGTGGAATATGAGCTAGCTCAAGATGGTAGCTTATTGAAGGTGCGATCTCATGAAACACATTCCTTAGCACTAAATGCTAAACCAGACGCTGGCAGTCAAGTGAAGTCGGAGGTTGTTCTTAAGCACGTTGCTGGATCGCCGGTGACACAGTTAACTTTTGAAACCCTAAACGATACCATTTCAAGTTTGGAAAACTTCCGAGCATTTGAATTACAAGCAGAGGTAGATGGTTCGACAAGTGAGATTAAAGGAGTGACG CTTTCTGAAAAAATATCcgcatataaaaatgaattgaccgATGAAAATATTGGCAAAGAGTCAACTGCCTTGCTTTTAGTTGAACTCTTGCCAATTGCAAGAATCACAAAGACCCAAGAAATCGTCGAAATCCTCGAGGCCAACAAACCTCTTAAAAGTCAATTAATAGATCTTTTAGGAGCCACTCAAACCATCGATGCCCACAATgcttttttcaaagtatttgatATCAAAAGCGATGAAAATTTAGATATTATCGAGAAGTACCTTCAAGCCCTGGCCGTGGGTACTCATCCGGATAGAGCGATCATCGAAGATCTATTTGCTCGAATTATAAGTGAAACAGTTACGGAAGCCAAACTCATGGACACACTAATTCAAACCACAGCTTCGCTTGCACGGCAATCAACTTTTGCCCAGGGCGATGAGTTGCTGGCAAAGATAAGGACGTATCTAATCAATCAGTTAACAAAAGAATGCACATCCAGCGAATGTAAGACTCAGTTCATTCGTGCGCTCCAGAATCTTCAGGATATCACCACAATTCCTGAACTGCTTAAGCAAGCCACCGAGGGTGATGCTAAAGTTTCTGTTACATCGCTACAGGCATTGCGTAGTTTCCCCATTAGGTATTTCTCGAGTGAAGATAGTAAAACCTTCGAGGCGATATTCTTCCAAACCAAGAGAAAGTACGATTCGAGTTCGAGAACGTTGGCACTTGATATTATTTTGGATATGAAACCAAGCAAAGATCAACTCGGCGAGTTGCTTGACTATTTGGGCTCGAGCGATCGTTATTTCGAAGTTAAGACCTATCTTCTACAAAAACTTCGGATGTTCAGTGAAAAGTGTCCCAGATTTAGGGCACTTCTCAAGGCATGTTTAGCGGAAAAGCCTTCAATCAATAATTACCACGTTATGGGACAGAAGGGTCTTACAACTGCCCTGCATCGAGAGTTGACAAAAAGCCCTGCGTTCAATGAAAGTTTGCTGAGTATTCAGGAAATAAATCAGGGCGTATTGAAGAGAGGAAGTGTTGAGATGATTCTGGGAGCAGGACGTGATCAGATAAGCACTTTTAag CTGGGAATTTACACAAGTGGACTTAATTCTTTTGTTGGTGATTCAAACAACGATGTGGGAGATATTGTCGAGGAAGAGGAAGCAGAAGATAGTCCAGTGACGGCAGGTATGGAGATATCCGTCCAAGGTGTACTCCTCCGTCCACTGGTGTTTTTCAATGGTCAAACTGAGCTGATGGGTCACGTTTGGAGTGGTACAGCATCTGAACCAACTCCAGCTTACCTTGCAACGACTCTAGTCCAAGATCATGAGCATTATGTGATTTTGTCAAGTGGTTCAACTGCATATCTCCGAGTTTTCGGTGCCAAATCAATTGATCTCAATGGTCAGGTGCAGTTTAGTTTGTGGAATCGTAATGCGCACACCGAAATTAATCAGAT ATCTGGTACCGGAGTAGTTGGATCAATGATTGTTGGAACATCATTCGCAAAGttagaaaatacattttcactCACAACTGAACCAAAGATAAGTCTAATTGCTGATAGTGATTTCTATTACGATATGAAGTTGTGTATTCAACTCGGGAGACCAGAAACCACATTAAG GCATCGACATATAAAATCAATTATCCTCACAAATGAATCTCCATACAGTAAGAAAATGATTTCTAAAATTGAACATAAGTTGCCGGGCAGCACATTAGCTTTAAAtcagaaaaataatgaaatgtgTAATATGATCTTCCCAGAGTAG
- the LOC129949711 gene encoding microsomal triacylglycerol transfer protein isoform X1 produces MAQFHWNSRVFLLICLLQFGFIAPSQQQLIPYGTQQFFEYQNQVSVTDLRNLNSKETISYTLTLTATIRSIWNRETTQLLLITLHKPKIQTSGEKQDVPKIIDKPYYVVVEDGKVIELLADRSRDAYLLNLRRSIASFLNFHYENGPVPEVDVSGECIAFYLAKSSTKYEKIKSDCSNWDLKVSYRSEAPLELSLPSGVSMKPSLKVEYELAQDGSLLKVRSHETHSLALNAKPDAGSQVKSEVVLKHVAGSPVTQLTFETLNDTISSLENFRAFELQAEVDGSTSEIKGVTLSEKISAYKNELTDENIGKESTALLLVELLPIARITKTQEIVEILEANKPLKSQLIDLLGATQTIDAHNAFFKVFDIKSDENLDIIEKYLQALAVGTHPDRAIIEDLFARIISETVTEAKLMDTLIQTTASLARQSTFAQGDELLAKIRTYLINQLTKECTSSECKTQFIRALQNLQDITTIPELLKQATEGDAKVSVTSLQALRSFPIRYFSSEDSKTFEAIFFQTKRKYDSSSRTLALDIILDMKPSKDQLGELLDYLGSSDRYFEVKTYLLQKLRMFSEKCPRFRALLKACLAEKPSINNYHVMGQKGLTTALHRELTKSPAFNESLLSIQEINQGVLKRGSVEMILGAGRDQISTFKLGIYTSGLNSFVGDSNNDVGDIVEEEEAEDSPVTAGMEISVQGVLLRPLVFFNGQTELMGHVWSGTASEPTPAYLATTLVQDHEHYVILSSGSTAYLRVFGAKSIDLNGQVQFSLWNRNAHTEINQISGTGVVGSMIVGTSFAKLENTFSLTTEPKISLIADSDFYYDMKLCIQLGRPETTLRHRHIKSIILTNESPYSKKMISKIEHKLPGSTLALNQKNNEMCNMIFPE; encoded by the exons CTCCGTCCCAACAACAACTCATTCCATATGGCACCCAACAGTTCTTCGAATATCAAAACCAAGTTTCTGTGACTGATCTGCGAAATCTCAATTCTAAAGAAACAATCTCCTATACACTCACTCTCACAGCTACCATTCGCTCAATATGGAATCGAGAAACAACACAATTGCTCCTTATAACACTACACAAACCGAAAATTCAAACTTCCGGTGAGAAGCAAGACGTTCCAAAAATTATCGACAAACCTTATTATGTTGTCGTCGAGGATGGTAAGGTCATTGAGTTGCTAGCCGATCGTAGTCGAGATGCATATCTGCTGAATCTTCGTCGAAGTATTGCTAGTTTTCTGAATTTCCACTATGAAAATGGTCCTGTGCCAGAAGTCGATGTGTCTGGTGAGTGCATTGCCTTCTATTTGGCCAAATCATCGACGAAATATGAGAAAATCAAATCCGACTGCAGCAATTGGGACCTTAAGGTCAGCTACCGATCTGAGGCACCATTAG AACTTAGTCTCCCCTCAGGTGTTAGTATGAAGCCTTCATTGAAAGTGGAATATGAGCTAGCTCAAGATGGTAGCTTATTGAAGGTGCGATCTCATGAAACACATTCCTTAGCACTAAATGCTAAACCAGACGCTGGCAGTCAAGTGAAGTCGGAGGTTGTTCTTAAGCACGTTGCTGGATCGCCGGTGACACAGTTAACTTTTGAAACCCTAAACGATACCATTTCAAGTTTGGAAAACTTCCGAGCATTTGAATTACAAGCAGAGGTAGATGGTTCGACAAGTGAGATTAAAGGAGTGACG CTTTCTGAAAAAATATCcgcatataaaaatgaattgaccgATGAAAATATTGGCAAAGAGTCAACTGCCTTGCTTTTAGTTGAACTCTTGCCAATTGCAAGAATCACAAAGACCCAAGAAATCGTCGAAATCCTCGAGGCCAACAAACCTCTTAAAAGTCAATTAATAGATCTTTTAGGAGCCACTCAAACCATCGATGCCCACAATgcttttttcaaagtatttgatATCAAAAGCGATGAAAATTTAGATATTATCGAGAAGTACCTTCAAGCCCTGGCCGTGGGTACTCATCCGGATAGAGCGATCATCGAAGATCTATTTGCTCGAATTATAAGTGAAACAGTTACGGAAGCCAAACTCATGGACACACTAATTCAAACCACAGCTTCGCTTGCACGGCAATCAACTTTTGCCCAGGGCGATGAGTTGCTGGCAAAGATAAGGACGTATCTAATCAATCAGTTAACAAAAGAATGCACATCCAGCGAATGTAAGACTCAGTTCATTCGTGCGCTCCAGAATCTTCAGGATATCACCACAATTCCTGAACTGCTTAAGCAAGCCACCGAGGGTGATGCTAAAGTTTCTGTTACATCGCTACAGGCATTGCGTAGTTTCCCCATTAGGTATTTCTCGAGTGAAGATAGTAAAACCTTCGAGGCGATATTCTTCCAAACCAAGAGAAAGTACGATTCGAGTTCGAGAACGTTGGCACTTGATATTATTTTGGATATGAAACCAAGCAAAGATCAACTCGGCGAGTTGCTTGACTATTTGGGCTCGAGCGATCGTTATTTCGAAGTTAAGACCTATCTTCTACAAAAACTTCGGATGTTCAGTGAAAAGTGTCCCAGATTTAGGGCACTTCTCAAGGCATGTTTAGCGGAAAAGCCTTCAATCAATAATTACCACGTTATGGGACAGAAGGGTCTTACAACTGCCCTGCATCGAGAGTTGACAAAAAGCCCTGCGTTCAATGAAAGTTTGCTGAGTATTCAGGAAATAAATCAGGGCGTATTGAAGAGAGGAAGTGTTGAGATGATTCTGGGAGCAGGACGTGATCAGATAAGCACTTTTAag CTGGGAATTTACACAAGTGGACTTAATTCTTTTGTTGGTGATTCAAACAACGATGTGGGAGATATTGTCGAGGAAGAGGAAGCAGAAGATAGTCCAGTGACGGCAGGTATGGAGATATCCGTCCAAGGTGTACTCCTCCGTCCACTGGTGTTTTTCAATGGTCAAACTGAGCTGATGGGTCACGTTTGGAGTGGTACAGCATCTGAACCAACTCCAGCTTACCTTGCAACGACTCTAGTCCAAGATCATGAGCATTATGTGATTTTGTCAAGTGGTTCAACTGCATATCTCCGAGTTTTCGGTGCCAAATCAATTGATCTCAATGGTCAGGTGCAGTTTAGTTTGTGGAATCGTAATGCGCACACCGAAATTAATCAGAT ATCTGGTACCGGAGTAGTTGGATCAATGATTGTTGGAACATCATTCGCAAAGttagaaaatacattttcactCACAACTGAACCAAAGATAAGTCTAATTGCTGATAGTGATTTCTATTACGATATGAAGTTGTGTATTCAACTCGGGAGACCAGAAACCACATTAAG GCATCGACATATAAAATCAATTATCCTCACAAATGAATCTCCATACAGTAAGAAAATGATTTCTAAAATTGAACATAAGTTGCCGGGCAGCACATTAGCTTTAAAtcagaaaaataatgaaatgtgTAATATGATCTTCCCAGAGTAG